The Streptomyces rimosus genomic interval ACACGATGCGGCGGCACGTCTACGCCATCTGGCGCGCCGACGCCGACCGCCGGCCGTCCATCCGCGCCGCGGTCACCGCGTTGCAAGAGGCCGGGAAGGAGGTCGAGGGCCGCTGAAAAACCCGGGGTCGGGCGCCGGGCCGATGGCACAATGACGCGCATGGGCGAGCGGATCATCGAGGTAGTCCCGTACGACCCGGCCTGGCCCGCGCAGGCGGCCGAGGCGATCATGGACGTACGCGGAGCACTGGCCGGGGCCATCACGGAGATCGAGCACATCGGCTCGACCGCCGTCCCCGGACTGGCCGCCAAGCCCATCATCGACCTGATGGCCGCGGCCGGGCAGTTCGCCGCCGTCGAGGCCCGCGAAGAAGCCCTGTCCCGGCTCGGCTACCGGCGCGACCACAACGGCATGGCCAACCGCCTCCTGTACGTGCGCGGCGACGACCGCCGCCGGACCCACCACCTGCACGTGGTCACCCTGGAGAGCTGGCCCTCCCGCAACCAGCGCATCCTCCGCGACCACCTGCGCAAGTACCCGGCGGACGCCGCGCGTTACGCCCGGCTCAAACAGTCCCTCGCCGCCACCGGCGCCTCGTCCGACACCTACACCGAGGCCAAGACCGAACTGATCCAGGAACTGACCGACCGCGCCCGCGCGGAGCGGGGGCTGCCTGCAGCCCCGGTCTGGGAGTAGGGGAAGGCGCAGACGTAGCGGCTTCAGGGCGTCAGGTCGGCTTGCAGCAAGCGCGGCGACGTGCCGAATCCATGGCGCGCGCACGCCCGGATGGCGCGGTCGCTGGAATGCACCGTCACGCGTTCGAGCCCGTAGTCGTGCGAGGCCCAGCACCGCGTCGATGAGGTGTCCGCCCAGCCTGACGTCCCGCTCGCCCATGCCGATGACCACTTCGCCGCGCGCCATGACCACGCAGTGGTGCGAGGACGCGTTGCCCCGGCGGGGCAGCGGAGCGGCGAGTGGGAGAGGAGGGTGATGGGGTAGGGGCCGGCCCTGGTCACTCGGAAGGGGCGGGCGGGACGATGCCCTGGATGATGCCGAGGTCCAGCAAATCCTGTGGGCGCAAGCGTAGTTGGTCGGCCGTATCGCGCACCGCGTTGGCGTCGCGCTTGAGGATGGCGGCGGCGGATTCCGGGGCGATGACGGAGAAGTAGCTGTCCGGCGTCGCCCACAGCGCGTCCGGCGCGGCCAGGGCCAGCGCACCGCCGGCCCCGCCTTCCCCGATGAGCAGCGAGGTGACGGGCGTACGGACCGAGGCCAGCGCGGCGAAGACGTCCGCGATGGCCGCGCCCGCACCCGCGCGCTCGGCATCCGGGTCGTTGGCCGCGCCCGGTGTGTCCACCAGCGTGAGCACCGGTATGCCGAGCCGGTCCGCCAGCCGGATCAGCCGGGCGGCCGTACGGAAACCGGCGGGGCGCACAGCCGTACCGCACTGCGCGGCGAACGCGGTCGTGCGCCCGTCGCGCCGGCCGAATCCGCAGCGTATGCCCGTGTCGGTGCCGCCGCAGCGATCACCGCTGATCTCCTCCCGCCAGTCGAAGTACGCGTCCAGATACGCCGCGGCGCGCGGTCGCCGCTCGTCGCGGGCCGCACACACCGCCGCCCAGCCGGAAGCCGGAAGGTCGGAGGAGCCGAGGGCGTGCAGGGGTAGAGGAGGGGGCGGCGCGACTCCGGCAGGTCCGGAAGCCGCAGGTCCAGGAACCGCAGGCCGTCCAACCGCCCCAGGCCCAACTGCTCCGGGCCCGACCGCCCCACCCCCAACCCCCAGCAGCCCCAACCACCGCCCGAGCGTCGTGCGCAAGCGGTCCGGCGGGACGATGGCGTCGATCTGGCCTGCCGCCAGCTGGCCTTCGGCGCTGTACGCGTACGGGTCGGCGTCCGCCGGGCGTACCCGTGAGCCGGCGAAGCCGATCTGCGCGCCGGGCAGGGCGAGGACGACATCGGCGCCTGCGCCGAGCGTCGCCCAGCCGCCGCCGGTCGTCGGGTCGCGGACCACGGCGATCTGCGCCAGACCCGCGGCGCGGGTCAGCGCGGACTGGGCGGCCACGCGCTGGAGTTGGGTGAGCGCCCGCATGCCTTCCTGCATGCGGCTGCCGCCCGTGGCGATCAGCGACACGACCGGCAGGCGCAGCTCACGGGCGCGGGTGTAGGCGGCCACCAGCCGGTCGCCGGTGCGCTCCCCGAGGGAGCCGCCGAGGAATCCGAACTCGAAGGAGATCAGCACGGTCGGCACGCCGTCGATCCGGGCGGTGCCGCTGATCACGGACTCGCGTTCGCCGGTGCGCTCCCGGGCCCGCTGCCGCGCGGCGCCGTACCCGTCCCAGCCGAGCGGCCCGTCATCGGCTTCTGGCGCGCTGGTGGGCGGCGCGGCGTCCTCGGCCTCCGGCGCCGGGAACTCGGTGAAGTCCTCCGTCACCACGGCCACCGCCTCGCGCGCGGACCAGCGCGGCGACGGCCCACCCGAGCCGCCCGAGGCGCCGCCTGATCCGTCCGGCCCGTCCGGCGGCGAGTCCCTACGCACGGAGGTCCCGCTTCAGGATCTTGCCCATGTCGTTGCGCGGCAGGGCCTCCAGGAAGTGCACGACGCGCGGGCGCTTGTGCGGGGCGAGCTGCCGGGCCACGTGGTCGGACAGTTCGGCCGCGGTCGGGACGGGGGCGCCGTCGGGCGCGGGCGCCGGCACGATCCAGGCGACGATCCGCTCACCCAGGTCCTCGTCCGGCTCGCCGGTCACCGCGGCCTCGCTCACGCCCGGGTGCTCCAGCAGCGCGTTCTCGATCTCGCCCGCGCCGATCTTGTACCCGCCGCTCTTGATCAGGTCGGTGGCCTTGCGGCCCACGATGCGGTAGTTGCCGGCCGCGTCGCGGGTCGCCATGTCACCCGTACGGAACCAGCCGCCGTCGAAGGCCGCCGTGGTGGCGTCCGGGCGGTTGAGGTACTCGACGAAGAGGTTCGGGCCGCGGACCTGGATCTCGCCCACCGTCTCGCCGTCGCTGTCCTCGACGGCTTGGCCGGATTCGTCGACGAGCCGGACGTACACCCCCGGCAGCGGCACGCCGACGCTGCCGGGCGCGGGCTCGCCGTCGGCCCGTACGCTCGTGTTCATCAGGGTCTCGGTCATGCCGTACCGCTCGATGACGCGGCAGCCGGCGGCCGCGGCGAGCCGGTCGTGGTCGCTGCGCGGCAGCGCCGCCGAGCCGGACACCAGCAGCCGGGCCCCGCCCAGGGCCTTGGCCAGCGCCTCGTTCTCCCCGGCCTCGACGGCCAGGCGGTGGTACATCGTCGGTACGCCGAACAGCATCGTGCCGTCCGCGGCCAGCTCCCGGGCGACGCCCTCGGTGCTGAACCGCCCAAGGTGGTGCACGCTGCCGCCGCGCCGCAGCGGCCCGAGGACGCCCAGCACCAGGCCGTGCACATGGAACAGCGGCAGTCCGTGCACGAGTACGTCGTCAGCGGTCCACTGCCAGGCTTCCGCCAGCGCGTCGAGGGTGTGCGCGACGGCCCGGCGGGGGATGACGACGCCCTTGGGCGGGCCGGTCGTGCCGGACGTGTAGACGATCAGGGCGGGGGACTCGGTGTCCGGCTCGTACGGCAGGGGCGGCACCTCCTCGTCGGCGCCGGACAGGTCCACGTCGAGGCGGGGGAGCGCGGCCAGCGCGCCGGGCAGATCGGCGTCCGGCTCGGACAGTACGAGCGAGGGGCCGCTGTCCGAGACGATGTGCGCCAGCTCGCTCTCGCCGATCTTCGGGTTGACGGGCACGGCAGGCACCCCGGCGAGCAACGCGCCCACCACGGCGACGGCGGTCTCCAGCGTGGGGGTGGCCCAGACGGCCACTCGGGGCGCGTCGCCCAGGCGGTCGGCGAGCCGGCCCGCCACCGCGGCCAGTTGGCGGTAGCTGAGCGCACGCTCGCCGAAGCGCAGTGCGGGCTGTGGCGACGCATCGCTCAGCGCCGGAAAGAGCACGTTCACCAGGTCTCCCTCGTCCTCGTCGTCCCACGTCGGTGCTGCCCGCCCGGACCTGCCGGAAACGGGCCGACCCCACCACTTTGGCAGAGACCACCGACAACGCGATCACACGGCACCGCGAGGAAGCACACCGGAGCCGCGCCGCCCGGACGCGGCACCGGGCCCGGCCTCGAAACGTCCTCGGAACCGTCCTTGAAGCCGGGCTCGGAAACAGCCCTGGGAACACCCGGTCACCGCGCCACCCGCCGCACCGCCCACCGCGCCACCCGCCGCACCGCCGCCCCCCCCGCACCGGACCGCCCGGCTCACCCGGTCACCCGCTCACCCAGCGAAACCCCCCATCTTGCGGAAGTCCCAGGACACCACCGCATCCGGAACCAGCCGCAGCCACGCGTGCCGGCCGTCGTGCGGCATTTCTTCCAGCCCGAAGTACTTCATGGCGAACAATCGTTCCGGCTTGCCCAGTTCCGGGCAGGCGCCGCCCGTCCGCGGCACCTCGCCGACGATCTCCGCGCGGCCGCGCAGCTCCGCCCCGCGCAGCTCCCCGTAGTCGTGCCCGTCGTCGACGGCCACCGCGATCCGGGGGTCCTTGCGCAGCTGCGCCCACCGCTTGCTCCGGGTGACCGAGTACAGCCAGAGCGCCGTGCCGTCCCAGACGAACCACAGGGGGCCGATGTGCGGCGTACCGTCCTCGCTCACCGTGGCCACCCGGCAGGTGCGCTGCTCCGCCAGGAAGGCGTCCAGTTCCCGCGGCGTCATCATGACGCGGCGTCCGCGCCGCTGTGTGCCGGTCATCCGTCGACCACCTCCGCTGTGCGGCGGCCGGGCGCGGCCCGCACCGGCCTGTCCGCGTGTCGGGAAGCATGCTGGGGTGTCTTCCTTACGGACGCAATGGCGGCTACGCTCGCGCGGCCCACGGGCGTACGACCACTCACCAGGAGGGCCGATCCGATGCCATCAGGCGCGCGCCTCTTCGAGCTGACCGATCCGGCGACGACGGCGCTGCTCACGGTCGAGTGCCAGCGCGGGGTCGTCGGACCGGACAGCGCGCTGCCGGAACTCGCCGACGCGGCCCGCACGTCGGGTGCCCTGGGCCGGGTGGCCCGGCTGGCCGCCGCCGCGCACGACGCGGGCGTGCAGGTCCTGCACGCCGTCGCCGAGCGCCGCCCCGACGGCCGGGGCGCCAACCGCAACGCGCGCCTGTTCGCCGCCGCCGAGCGCCTGCCCGTACAGCAGCTCGCCGGTACGACCGCGGTACGGATCGCCGACCCGGTGCCCGTCTCCGAGGACGACCTGATCGTCCGCAGGCTGCACGGCCTGTCACCGATCGCCGGTACGGGCGTGGACCCGCTGCTGCGCAACCTCGGCTGCCGGACGCTCGTGATCGTCGGGGTGTCGGCGAACGTGGCGGTCCCCAACGCCGTCTTCGACGCGGTCAACCTCGGCTATACGGCGGTGGTGCCCGCCGACGCCATCGCCGGCGTACCGGCCGACTACACCGCGGCGATGGTCCGGCACACCCTCGCGCTCGTCGCCACGGTGACGACCACCGAAGAGCTGCTCACCTGCTGGAAGCGCCCGCGCCGGACCCGGCCCGCCGCCGGGTGAACCGCCCGGCCGCCGCCGACGGGCGGCCCCGTCAGCCCAGCTTGATCGCTCCACCCTCCACGCTCACCTTGGCCGCGGGCAGCCCCTGCGTGGCGGGACCATGGCGGACGCTGCCGTCGTCGATGGCGTACTTGCTGCCGTGGCACGGGCAGTTGATCGTGCCGCCCGCCACCTCGTTCACCAGGCACCCCTGATGCCGGCACACCGCCGAGAACGCCTTGAACTCGCCCGCGGCGGGCTGCGTCACCACGACCTTGCGGTCCTTGAAGACCTTGCCGCCGCCCTCGGGGATGTCCGCGGTCTTCGCCAGCGCATCCCCGGCCGCGCCGCCGCCCTTCGACGCGCCGCTGTCCCCGGCCCCGTCACCCCCGGCCGCCGCCGACGACGACGGCCCGGACGGTGCGGACGACGCGCTGTCGCCGTACCCTTCCGAGCCGTTCCCGCACGCCGCGAGCGCGGCGGCCAGCCCCGCCGCGCCGGCCGCCGCGACGACCGTACGGCGTCCTGTTCCCGCGCCCGTCCGCGCTGACGCTGCCTGCTGGGTCATGATGTGCCTCCGGCTCTCGGTGCCTGTTCCAGGCCCGTGGGCGCCGCGTCCGTCCCGTGAGCGGTGCGCGCCACGTGGTCCGTGCGTCCCATGGGCGTTGTGGAAGTTCCATACGGATACGGAGCCACGGCCGTTCAGTTCCCGCCGCGCGCCGGGCAGAAGACCAATCCCCGCTTAGCGCGCCACGCAGCGGATAAAACCCCGCCCGGCACGTCGCGCAGCAGATCACACCTTGCCCAGCGCCTCCAGCAGGAAGTCGCGTTCGAAGCGGAGCAGGTTCTCGCGGACCGCCGGGTCGCCCACCGAGTGGCCGGCCCCCGGCAGCGGCAGCACGCTGTGCCGCTTGCCGGCGGCCAGCAGTTCCGCGGAGAAGCGCAGGGTGTGCGCGGGTGCCACGTTGTCGTCCGACAGCCCTTGGACGAGGAGCAGCGGACGGCGCAGCAGGTGGCCCGAACCCACCAGGGAGGAGCGCGTGTAGTGGTCCGGTGCCTCCTGGGGATGGCCGAGGTAACGCTCCTTCCAGTGGGTGTCGTACAGCCGCTGGTCCGTGGGCGCGGCGCCGGCGACCGCCGCGTGGAAGACGTCGGGGCGGTGCAGGACCGCGGCGGCGGACAGGAAGCCGCCGAACGACCAGCCGCGGATCGCCACCCGCGTCAGGTCCAGGCACGGGAAGCGCGCGGCGGCCGCGTGCAGCGCGTCGACCTGGTCCTCCAGTACGGGCGTGAGCTGGTCGCCATGGACGGTCTTCTCCCAGGCGGGCCCCCGGCCCGGGGTGCCGCGCCCGTCCGCGAGCAGTACGGCGAAGCCTTCCTCGGCGAACCACTGCGCCACACAGACGAACCACTCGCGCGCCTGTATGGCGACCTGGATGCTCGGCCCTCCGTACGGGCAGAGCAGTACGGGCAGCTTGCCGCCCGCGTCGCGGTCGTACCAGGACGGCAGGTACAGCGCGCCGCGCAACTCCCTCTCCCCGAGGACGAGGTGTACCGGACGTGGAGTGACGACCGGATCTTCGCCGAGCGAGGCGATGCTTCCGGAGCGGGCGTCCTGCCCGCGCTTGTGAACGTCGGTCACCGGCCCGTCCGGTGTGAGCCCGGTCAACACCACCGTGCCGCCCCCGACCACGGCCGTGAACACCCCCGGCTGCCCGCTCAGCCTGCGCAGGCCGTCCTCCGGCCCCCACCGCCACACGTGGGTCGTCGTCGGCTCCTCACTGGCGGTGAACCACACTTCCTCGCCCACCACGGCGACGACCTCGCGCACCTGTAGTCCGGGCGGCGTGACGGTACTGCCGCCCACCCTCAGGTGCCGCGTCCCGGCTGTGTCCTCGGGCAGGACCAGCGCTCCCGAAGCCGTACGGGCCGGAGTCCCGGGCACGATCTCGACCCAGGCGGCGTCGGTGCGCTCGTGCAGGACCTCGGTCGCGCCGGTGGCCTCGTCGACCGCCAGTGTGCGCAGCGTGCGCTGGTCCCGGCTCTGTACGCCGACGAGCGGCCCGTGCCCGTCCCAGGCCGCACTGACCAGGTACTCGTATGCGTCCCGGTCCCCGCCCACCTCGACACGCGGCGCCTCGGAGCCGTCCACCGGCACGATGTGGAGCGACACGTCCGCGTTGGCCGTCCCCGCCGAGGGGTACGGAACGGCGCGCGGCGCCTGCTCCGGGTGCGCCGGGTCGCTGATGTAGCGCCGCGCCACATGGGAGGTGTCGACCCTGGCCACCAGGATGCGGCGGCTGTCGGGCGCCCACCAGTAGCCGCGCGTACGGCCCATCGACTCGCTCGCGACGTACTCGGGCAGTCCGTACGCGACGTCCGGGCCTTCCGGGGCGGCCAGTTGCCGGTCCTTCCCGTCCTCCAGGCCGACGATGTGCAGCGCGCCCCCGGTCACGTACGCGACGTACCGCCCGTCCGGAGAGGGCCGGGGATCGACGGCGGGTCCGGCGGCCGGTACGGGGAAGGGGGCGCCCCCGTCCGTACGGACCGCCCACAGCGCGCCGGACAGCGCGAAGGCCACCACACGCGCCGCCGCGTCGGTCGCGTACGCCACCACGCCGGTGGCATGCTCACGCGCCCGCTCCCGGCGGGCCCGCTCCGCCTCGGGCAGCCGGCCCTCGGAATCCGGCTCCCCTCCCAGCGACGCCGGGTCGACGATCACCCGCTCCGCCCCGTCCTCGTACAGCCACAACCGGCTCACGGGATCGCTGCCGCCGCCGGTACGGGTGAACAGCACCCGGCGCCCGTCCGGAGAGACGCCGAACCGGCGCGGCACCCCGAGGGAGAAGCGCTGGGTCAGCGCGAACTGGCGGGGAAACGCGGAGGTTTCTGAAGCGGCTTGGGCAGATGCGGAATGGTCTGAAGTGGCCTCGGAAGAAGCGGAAGCGGTTCTGGACAATCCGGAAGAGTCATCAACAGCCGTCATGACGGGACTCTTTCATTCCGCCCGTCCCGGCTTCCACCGCTTTCGCCGCCCGGCCGCCGGCGGCGGAAACCGTGGGCCGGCCGCGGCATGCGCAGGCCGTACGGCACGACGAAGCCCCGCGGACGGGGGAACCGCGGGGCTTCGTAGGACAAGTGTACATGTATTCAGGTGTTACGCCCTATCGGGCACGATGGGTCCTCTTCCGGGGGCTTGCGGCATGCCGGAGCGACCAGAGCCGCAGCGGGGCAGAGTCGGAGCGGGTCAAAGCCGGAGCGGGTCAGAACAGACCCGGCAGGAACCCTCCGCGCGCGGTGCCCGAGCCCAGCAGGTGAGGCCAGTCGAGTACCTCGGGAAGGGCGTCGAGGGACAGGACCACCGCGCCACCGGCCGCTTCGACGTCGGTGCACCAGGCGGCCATCTCACCGGGCCCGTCTGTCCCGCCGGTCCCACCGGCCGCGCCGTCACCGCCTCCGCTCCCGCCGTCTCCGTCGATCACCGGCGCGACGAAGGCGGGAATCATGATCCCGGCCTCACCGGGCCCGTCCACGACGCACAGGGTGAGTTTGGGGAGGATGCTCCAGCCGTCGCACCGGGGCACCGCTCCGTCGGGCGCGGTCAGGACCGGCAGGGCGTCGTGCACGGGAGCTTCGGACAACAGGAGTACGGGAGTGGCACCCCGTATGAACAGGGTCTTCTCCGGGTCGAGCAGCATGGGGCCACTCTCTCAGGCCCGCCGGACCGACGGTGCGCCAGGGCGGGAAACCGCGGCACGGCCCCCGCCCATGGCCGCTCGTACGGTCACTGCGCCGTCATCGCGACGTAAGCGCCCGTTGCCAGGCTGAGGCGCAGCGCAGTGCTCACCAGCTGCAGCGCATGCTCACCAGCCAAGGAGATGCTCGTATGCGATCCAGACGCGTAGCGGTCACGGCGGCCCTGACGGTGGCGATGTCCGCCGCACTGCTGTCGCCCATGGCCCACGCCGCCCCGGCGGCCCGGTCGACGACGGTGGCGGCGTGCTCCTGGAGCCCCGAACTGCTCACGGTGCCCGCGCGCTACACCGGAGGCGGGCAGATCACCGCCGCCGACAGCCAGGGCGGATACGCCGGTACGGGCGCCATCACCTATTCGTGGGGCACCACCACCCGCGAGGTGCTGCGCTGGGAGGGCGGCCAGGCCACCGAATTCGCCCGCCCGAAGGGCCTGGCCCAGCCGACGGTGACGGGCGTCAACCGCGACGGCACCGTGGTGGGCGACGTGAACGCCGAGGACTCGGAGCGGCATGCCTTCCGCACCCGCGACGGCAAACTGGAGAGGCTGCCCGAGCCGGCGGGCACCACGGCGTCCTGGGCGACCGGGATCAACGACGTCGGCGACATCGTCGGCCACGTCGCCGTGCTCGCCCGGCAGGGCATCGACAGCTACTACGTGCACACCGCGGTGCTGTGGCCCGCGAACGCGCCCGGAACCGTCGTCAAGCTGTCGGGCGGCCTGCCGGGCACCGGCCAGACCAAGGCGACCGGCATCGACCAGGACGGCACCGTACTGGTGGAACACATGAAGACCAGGACCGACGCGTTCGATCCCGCGGCCCTCTACCTGTGGCGCGAGGGCGGCGCGCGCAAGCTGAGCCTGCCTTCCGGTACGGCGGTGGTGCACGGCAACGGCATCTCCAACGGCCGGGTGGCGGGCGTGACCCAGCCCTCGTCGGACGCGGACGGCCAGGGCGTCCTGTGGGACCGCGACGGCACCCCGCTGCGCCCCGAGCACAGCGCGAGCGTCAACTCCGTGAACAGCTCCGGCCAGTCCGTCGGCTGGACCACTGGCGGTGGCGGCGACGCCGTATGGCAGCTCGATCGCCGTACCGCCACCCTGCCGGGCGCCCTCGGGCTGAGTGCCTCGGCGGACGACGGCGCACTCGCCGGCTGGAGCCGCCCCGACGGCGGGAACGGCCACAACCAGCCGACGGTGTGGCGCTGCCGCTGACGCCGTGGGCCGCTGTGCGGCTTCTCCGTGAGCTGTGGCCCCTGAAATCCCCGGAATTCCGCGCTTGCACCGGGGACAGGGGCCACCCGAAGCGCCAGGGGCAGGCTTCGGCGTACGGGCTCGCTTGCACACCGCTGCCGCTCTCGATCCTCGCTGCCGCGGGGTTCTCATACGGAGCGCACGCTCCCGTAGCGCCGGCCACGGAATAGCGGACGACGCCCCGGCTTACCCCACCGCCGCCGTCCGAACCCCCCATGCGACGAGCACAGCTCCCGCCAGACGACTCATCCGACGTCGGAACCGGGGCGTGTCGATCGCCGTACGCGCGGCCGCCACCACGGTCGTCCAGAACAGCAGCCACACGAGTACGACGGCGATATGCGCGAGGGCAAGGGCCGCGACCTGCGGTGCGATCGGGCGGCCGGGCGTGAGGAATTGCGGTACCAGGGTGAGATACACCGACGCGGCCTTCGGATTGAGAACGTTCGACCACAAACCCTGCGCGAAACCCCCGAGCCGGGCCCACGGCAAACACCACCGCGTCCGCCGCCGTATCCCGGTTTCGGCCTCTCGGCCCGCCGCACGCCACATGGTCACGCCCAGCCAGACGAGATAGCCGCCGCCCAGGAGTTTCACCACCGTCAACGCCTGTGCCGACGACATCACCAGTGCTGACAACCCGACCGCGGCACATGCCGCGTGCACCAGGAACCCACCCGCCGGGCCGAGCGTGACGAGCGCACCGTCCGCCCGCGACCCGGCGATCACCTGCTGCGTGACCAGGGTGAGGCTGGTGCCGGGAATCAGTGTGAGGGGGATGACCGTGGCCACGAAGCCGAGTACCTGATGCCACTGCACACCATCGAGCCTATCGAGGGCGTGGCTTCCGCATTCGGCTTCTCCCGGCCCGCCGATTCAACGTTCCGACAGCTGCGATGACGTCTCCTGGACCAGCCGACCATTGCCGCCCGGACCTCAAAGAAACCTCCCCCCCTCAACCCTGCCGATACCCCGTCAGAAACCGCCCGATCCTACCGATCGCCGATTCCAGTTCATCGGCGTGCGGGAGGGTGAGGATGCGGAAGTGGTCAGGGGACGGCCAGTTGAAGCCGGTGCCCTGGACGACCTGGATCTTTTCGCGCAGCAGCAGGTCCAGGACGAACCGCTCGTCGTCGTGGATCTTGTGTACGGCGGGGTCGATGCGCGGGAACGCGTACAGTGCCCCCTTCGGTTTGACGCACGACACGCCCGGGATCTCGTTCAGCTTCTGCCAGGCCCGGTCGCGCTGCTCGTACAGCCTGCCGCCGGGGGCGGTCAGCTCGCGGATGGAGTTCGGGCTGCCGAGCGCGGCCTGAATGGCGTACTGCGCGGGCGCGTTGGGGCACAGGCGCATGGAGGCCAGCATGGTCAGCCCCTCCAGGTAGTTCCGCGCGTGCTGCCGCGGGCCGGTGACCACGAGCCAGCCCGAGCGGAACCCCGCCACCCGGTATGTCTTGGACAGGCCGCCGAAGGTCAGCACGACCAGGTCCGGGGCCAGGGATGCCGCGGGGAGGTGCTCGGCGTCGTCGTAGACGATCTGGTCGTAGATCTCGTCGGCGAAGACCATCAGCTGGTTCCGGCGGGCGAGGTCGAGCATCCCGTCGAGGATCTCGCGCGGGTACACCGCGCCCGTCGGGTTGTTGGGATTGATGATCACAAGGGCCTTGGTGCGGTCCGTGATCTTCGAGGCCAGGTCGTCGAGGTCCGGGTACCAGTCGGCGGACTCGTCGCACAGGTAGTGCACGGCGCGCCCGCCGGCGAGCGTGGTCACCGCCGTCCACAGCGGGAAGTCCGGCGCGGGTACGAGGACCTCGTCACCGTCCTCCAGCAGCGCCTGCACGGCCATGCTGACCAGCTCGGACACGCCGTTGCCCAGGAAGACGTCATCGACCCCGACCTCGGGTAGGCCCTGCGCCTGGCAGCGCTGGGCGACCGCGCGCCGCGCGGAGAGGATGCCGCGCGAGTCGGTGTACCCGTGGGCCTGCGGCAGCATCCGGATCATGTCCTGGACGATCTCCTCCGGCGCCTCGAACCCGAACAGGGCGGGGTTGCCCGTGTTCAGGCGCAGCACGCTGTGCCCCGCCTCCTCCAGAGCGTTGGCGTGCTCGATCACCGGTCCGCGGATCTCGTAACAGACCTCGCTCAGCTTGCTCGACTGCCGGAATTCCATGCGGTGGCCTCCCAGGGCTTCGTTGCGTACTTGGTTTTACCAAGTAGGAGCTTGGCAAGTCCAATGTCTTCTCTAGACTGCTGCCATGCCTCGCCGCCGAAGCTATGACCACTACTGCGCCGCCGCCCGTGCCCTGGACGCCGTCGGCGACCGGTGGACCCTGCTGATCGTCCGGGAACTCCTCGCAGGCCCCCGCCGCTACACCGACCTCCACGCCGACCTGCCCGGCATCAGCACCGATGTCCTGGCCTCCCGCCTGAAGGACATGGAGCGCGAGGAACTGGCCGCCCGCCACCGCCTCCCCCCGCCCGCCGCCTCCTACGTGTACGAACTCACACCACGGGGCCGGCAGTTGCAGCCCGTCCTGGCCGCACTCGCGGAATGGGGCGCACCGGACCTGCCGGACCGCCGCCCCACCGACGCCGTACGCGCCCACTGGCACGCCCTCCCACTCCTCCGGCTGCTCACCGAAGCGGCGGGCGGCCTCGCGGGCGTGGTCGACGTGGTGCTCGACTCGGGAACCTTCCACCTGCGTACGGGTGGCGGCTTTCCGCTGTACGGCGACGGCGCGGCGGAGAAGGCCGATGCGCGGGTCACGTTGCGGTCCGACGCTTGTGAAGCCCTTGTCGGCGGACGGCTCACCTTCGGGGAAGGGCTGAGATCCGGCCGGATCGAGGTGGAAGGGGAAGGCGAGTTGGCGGAGCGGCTGCGTGCAGCACAGTGATGATGGCCCGCCCTCCCCGTACAGCGATGCCCTTGTCGCGCGGCGCTGGCCCCTGCCGCACCGCGATGCCCCCTGCCGTACCGCCAAGACATACGTGCACAAATCTCTCCCATACGCCAGAATCCCGGCATGCGAATCGTGATTTTGAGCGGTGGAGAGAGCACGGAACGAGATGTCTCCCTTGCCTCGGGACGGTCGGTGGCCCGCGCCCTGCTGGAACGGAGACACGAGGTGGTGCTGATCGACCCGGCCGCCGCGGAGCCGGTGCTGGCCGGGCCGCTGCGTCCCGGTGACGCGGTCGACGCGGTGGCGGTCGGCAAGGAACCGCCGTCCCTGTCGGACCAACAGCGACTGCGGGAGCGCATGCACGCCGCCCT includes:
- a CDS encoding S9 family peptidase; this encodes MLFTRTGGGSDPVSRLWLYEDGAERVIVDPASLGGEPDSEGRLPEAERARRERAREHATGVVAYATDAAARVVAFALSGALWAVRTDGGAPFPVPAAGPAVDPRPSPDGRYVAYVTGGALHIVGLEDGKDRQLAAPEGPDVAYGLPEYVASESMGRTRGYWWAPDSRRILVARVDTSHVARRYISDPAHPEQAPRAVPYPSAGTANADVSLHIVPVDGSEAPRVEVGGDRDAYEYLVSAAWDGHGPLVGVQSRDQRTLRTLAVDEATGATEVLHERTDAAWVEIVPGTPARTASGALVLPEDTAGTRHLRVGGSTVTPPGLQVREVVAVVGEEVWFTASEEPTTTHVWRWGPEDGLRRLSGQPGVFTAVVGGGTVVLTGLTPDGPVTDVHKRGQDARSGSIASLGEDPVVTPRPVHLVLGERELRGALYLPSWYDRDAGGKLPVLLCPYGGPSIQVAIQAREWFVCVAQWFAEEGFAVLLADGRGTPGRGPAWEKTVHGDQLTPVLEDQVDALHAAAARFPCLDLTRVAIRGWSFGGFLSAAAVLHRPDVFHAAVAGAAPTDQRLYDTHWKERYLGHPQEAPDHYTRSSLVGSGHLLRRPLLLVQGLSDDNVAPAHTLRFSAELLAAGKRHSVLPLPGAGHSVGDPAVRENLLRFERDFLLEALGKV
- a CDS encoding LysE family translocator, producing the protein MQWHQVLGFVATVIPLTLIPGTSLTLVTQQVIAGSRADGALVTLGPAGGFLVHAACAAVGLSALVMSSAQALTVVKLLGGGYLVWLGVTMWRAAGREAETGIRRRTRWCLPWARLGGFAQGLWSNVLNPKAASVYLTLVPQFLTPGRPIAPQVAALALAHIAVVLVWLLFWTTVVAAARTAIDTPRFRRRMSRLAGAVLVAWGVRTAAVG
- a CDS encoding pyridoxal phosphate-dependent aminotransferase, with protein sequence MEFRQSSKLSEVCYEIRGPVIEHANALEEAGHSVLRLNTGNPALFGFEAPEEIVQDMIRMLPQAHGYTDSRGILSARRAVAQRCQAQGLPEVGVDDVFLGNGVSELVSMAVQALLEDGDEVLVPAPDFPLWTAVTTLAGGRAVHYLCDESADWYPDLDDLASKITDRTKALVIINPNNPTGAVYPREILDGMLDLARRNQLMVFADEIYDQIVYDDAEHLPAASLAPDLVVLTFGGLSKTYRVAGFRSGWLVVTGPRQHARNYLEGLTMLASMRLCPNAPAQYAIQAALGSPNSIRELTAPGGRLYEQRDRAWQKLNEIPGVSCVKPKGALYAFPRIDPAVHKIHDDERFVLDLLLREKIQVVQGTGFNWPSPDHFRILTLPHADELESAIGRIGRFLTGYRQG
- a CDS encoding winged helix-turn-helix transcriptional regulator; this encodes MPRRRSYDHYCAAARALDAVGDRWTLLIVRELLAGPRRYTDLHADLPGISTDVLASRLKDMEREELAARHRLPPPAASYVYELTPRGRQLQPVLAALAEWGAPDLPDRRPTDAVRAHWHALPLLRLLTEAAGGLAGVVDVVLDSGTFHLRTGGGFPLYGDGAAEKADARVTLRSDACEALVGGRLTFGEGLRSGRIEVEGEGELAERLRAAQ